A single genomic interval of Deinococcus sp. HSC-46F16 harbors:
- a CDS encoding exodeoxyribonuclease III, which yields MKLATWNVNSLNVRLPQVLAWLEAQQPDVLALQETKLEDHRFPAADFAALGYSAAFSGQKTYNGVALLSRTPLDDVQTGIPGFEDEQRRVLAATVGGVRVACLYVPNGQAVGSDKYAYKLEWLAAAREWLRGELARHERLAVVGDFNVAPEDRDVHSPKRWEGQVLVSEPERAAFRALLDLGLHDAFRLHEQPERVFSWWPYGRLGFPRNWGLRIDHVLVSPTLAAECRACTVDVEPRQHERPSDHAPVVATFAAPAD from the coding sequence GTGAAGCTCGCCACCTGGAACGTCAACTCGCTGAACGTGCGGCTGCCGCAGGTGCTGGCCTGGCTGGAGGCGCAGCAGCCCGACGTGCTGGCGTTGCAGGAAACCAAGCTGGAGGACCACCGCTTCCCCGCCGCCGACTTCGCCGCCCTGGGCTACTCGGCCGCGTTCTCCGGGCAGAAGACCTACAACGGGGTGGCCCTGCTCTCGCGCACGCCACTGGACGACGTGCAGACGGGCATCCCCGGCTTCGAGGACGAGCAGCGGCGGGTGCTTGCCGCGACGGTGGGCGGGGTGCGGGTCGCCTGCCTCTATGTCCCCAACGGGCAGGCAGTGGGGTCGGACAAATACGCGTACAAGCTGGAGTGGCTGGCTGCCGCGCGGGAGTGGCTGCGGGGGGAGCTGGCGAGGCATGAGCGGCTGGCGGTTGTGGGCGACTTCAACGTCGCCCCGGAAGACCGCGACGTGCACAGCCCGAAGCGCTGGGAGGGGCAGGTGCTGGTGAGCGAACCGGAGCGGGCGGCCTTCCGTGCCTTGCTCGACCTCGGCCTGCACGACGCCTTCCGACTGCACGAGCAACCCGAGCGCGTCTTCAGTTGGTGGCCCTACGGTCGCCTGGGGTTTCCCCGGAACTGGGGGCTGCGAATTGACCACGTGCTCGTCTCCCCCACCCTGGCCGCCGAGTGCCGGGCCTGCACGGTGGATGTGGAACCCCGGCAGCACGAGCGGCCCTCCGACCATGCCCCGGTCGTCGCCACCTTCGCGGCCCCGGCGGACTGA
- a CDS encoding phosphoribosylanthranilate isomerase, with product MTDPLSPVRVKVCGTTSVRDAVLAAEAGADALGFIFAPASKRLVSPEVARAAGLSVGPVVARVGVFLGQGLSEVLRTAEAARVSAVQLHGPLAPLYLKTVAAYYPVLRVLRPADLGREATAEELDLPGVTAMLDAPHPGGGQPLDWAALRDVFPAGGWLAGGLGPENVAEAVRLLKPAGVDAVTRLEAAAGIKDAERVQTFIQAARGA from the coding sequence GTGACTGACCCCCTCTCCCCGGTCCGGGTCAAGGTCTGCGGCACCACCTCCGTCCGCGACGCCGTGCTCGCCGCCGAGGCGGGGGCGGACGCGCTGGGCTTCATCTTCGCGCCCGCCAGCAAGCGGCTCGTCTCGCCGGAGGTCGCCCGGGCGGCGGGCCTGAGCGTCGGCCCGGTGGTGGCCCGCGTGGGCGTCTTTCTGGGGCAGGGGCTGAGTGAGGTGCTGCGAACGGCGGAGGCCGCCCGCGTGAGCGCCGTGCAGCTCCACGGGCCTTTAGCGCCCCTTTACCTGAAGACGGTCGCCGCGTATTATCCCGTCCTGCGTGTGCTGCGCCCCGCCGACCTGGGACGCGAGGCCACCGCAGAGGAACTGGACCTTCCCGGCGTGACGGCCATGCTGGACGCGCCGCACCCGGGAGGAGGCCAGCCGCTCGACTGGGCCGCCCTGCGGGATGTCTTTCCCGCCGGGGGCTGGCTCGCCGGGGGATTGGGGCCGGAAAACGTGGCCGAGGCCGTCCGCCTCCTGAAGCCTGCGGGCGTGGACGCGGTGACCCGCCTGGAGGCAGCGGCCGGAATCAAGGACGCGGAGCGGGTGCAGACCTTTATCCAGGCCGCACGCGGCGCCTGA
- a CDS encoding MFS transporter — translation MLWTRPLVMLRLLALLLLSELVRTGLLVSVLPQAAPGLGWGAAAVGLIVGAHYLADGLAKGPVGWLSERLGLGRVLALGAALGLGLVLGARLAPGPGWVVLAAGLWGVGYAALWPGLMSMSQALARPGYAARALAVSGVAVAPAILGGVLGVGPLMQARPEAAWALLAGAQGAALLLALSLLGLRLPAAGAVAGGVWRGWRRVATLLPAAFAQTLAPGLFVPLLYPLLERLGLGLSDLLGPGLLALLGFGVGLTLAGRLADRAHPRRALTPGLLGLALTFALAAPPGIEDRLLVLAPLLGLGYGAFLTGWNGLVGRVLPETSRAAAWGTVMAVEALGFAVGPVLGSLAWAGSGPGGVFALGALVFLLAEAYYLWPGRAVAHIPPHADRTL, via the coding sequence ATGCTCTGGACCCGCCCCCTGGTGATGCTGCGGCTGCTGGCCCTGCTGCTGCTGAGCGAGCTGGTCCGCACGGGGCTGCTGGTGTCGGTGCTGCCGCAGGCCGCGCCGGGGCTGGGCTGGGGGGCGGCGGCGGTCGGCCTGATCGTGGGAGCGCACTACCTCGCCGACGGACTGGCGAAGGGGCCGGTGGGCTGGCTTTCCGAGCGCCTGGGGCTGGGGCGGGTGCTGGCGCTGGGAGCCGCGCTGGGGCTGGGGCTGGTCCTGGGGGCACGGCTGGCGCCGGGGCCGGGCTGGGTGGTGCTGGCCGCCGGACTGTGGGGCGTGGGGTACGCGGCGCTCTGGCCGGGATTGATGAGCATGTCGCAGGCGCTGGCCCGGCCCGGCTACGCGGCGCGGGCGCTGGCGGTGTCGGGGGTGGCAGTGGCCCCCGCCATCCTGGGCGGCGTGCTGGGGGTCGGGCCGCTGATGCAGGCACGGCCGGAGGCGGCCTGGGCGCTGCTCGCGGGGGCGCAGGGAGCGGCGCTGCTGCTCGCGCTGAGTCTGCTGGGCCTGCGCCTCCCGGCGGCGGGCGCGGTGGCCGGGGGCGTGTGGCGTGGCTGGCGGCGGGTCGCCACCCTGCTCCCCGCCGCCTTCGCGCAGACGCTGGCGCCGGGGCTGTTCGTGCCGCTGCTCTACCCGCTGCTGGAGCGGCTGGGCCTGGGCTTGAGCGACCTGCTGGGGCCGGGGCTGCTCGCGCTGCTGGGCTTCGGGGTGGGCCTCACCCTCGCCGGGCGCCTCGCGGACCGGGCGCACCCGCGCCGCGCCCTGACGCCGGGATTACTGGGGCTGGCCCTGACCTTCGCGCTGGCGGCGCCGCCGGGAATAGAAGACCGCCTCCTCGTCCTCGCGCCGCTGCTGGGCCTGGGCTACGGGGCCTTTCTCACCGGGTGGAACGGGCTGGTGGGCCGGGTGCTGCCGGAAACCAGCCGCGCCGCCGCCTGGGGCACCGTCATGGCGGTCGAGGCCTTGGGTTTCGCGGTCGGCCCGGTGCTGGGCAGCCTCGCCTGGGCGGGCTCCGGGCCGGGGGGGGTCTTCGCGCTGGGGGCGCTCGTCTTCCTGCTCGCGGAGGCCTACTACCTGTGGCCGGGCCGGGCGGTGGCCCACATTCCGCCGCACGCCGACCGGACGCTGTGA
- a CDS encoding MATE family efflux transporter: MSAAASSTTAPQGTTRELLTLAGPLMLSNLAYTVVGLTDTLLMGRLGVVEVGAVGFAHMCLLTLVLLFRGSLNTAATFVARSLGAGDEAGVRRWASVFLGCGLVGVPLALVGPWLLDALFALLRPDPSITAVARAYVGIRVWEVPALLLGSAALAVMVGLGNTRTPMRLAWLVMVVNAALAVLFVFGLGWGVAGAAWASVIAVTLQNGLALWLLGRLHGPRFGRFWPARPTRTELGSLGRVSLPAGLTELAEVSAFTVFQGVISRLGPTELAASQIANQLASLGFLPAFALSSATGSLLSRALGAGRADIAARIGWRGTGLAAAFMGVLGVLFLTLPETLIGLFNRSPEVLALGAGVLAVMAAYQILDGVAIVLGGALGGAGDTRFRLIVTLVGAWLVMVLGATLLAPRYGVAGAWAAALVFIAFAAVAYAVRFASGRWVRARL, from the coding sequence GTGTCGGCCGCTGCCTCCTCCACCACCGCCCCGCAGGGCACCACCCGCGAACTGCTCACGCTGGCCGGGCCACTGATGCTCTCCAACCTCGCCTACACGGTGGTGGGCCTGACCGACACGCTGCTGATGGGCCGCCTCGGCGTGGTGGAGGTAGGCGCGGTGGGGTTCGCGCATATGTGCCTGCTGACGCTGGTCCTGCTGTTCCGGGGCAGCCTGAACACGGCGGCCACCTTCGTGGCCCGCTCGCTCGGTGCGGGGGATGAGGCGGGGGTGCGCCGCTGGGCGAGCGTCTTTCTGGGCTGCGGGCTGGTGGGGGTGCCGCTCGCGCTGGTGGGGCCGTGGCTGCTCGACGCCCTGTTCGCCCTGCTGCGACCCGACCCCAGCATTACGGCAGTGGCGCGAGCCTACGTGGGGATTCGCGTCTGGGAGGTCCCGGCCCTGCTGCTGGGGAGCGCGGCTCTGGCGGTCATGGTGGGGCTGGGCAACACCCGCACGCCGATGCGCCTCGCGTGGCTGGTGATGGTCGTCAACGCGGCCCTCGCCGTGCTGTTCGTCTTCGGCCTGGGGTGGGGAGTGGCGGGGGCGGCGTGGGCCTCGGTGATCGCCGTGACCCTCCAGAATGGGCTGGCGCTGTGGCTGCTGGGGCGCCTGCACGGGCCACGCTTCGGGCGGTTCTGGCCTGCCCGCCCCACCCGCACCGAACTCGGCAGCCTGGGGCGGGTGAGCCTCCCCGCCGGACTGACTGAACTGGCGGAGGTGAGTGCCTTTACCGTGTTTCAGGGGGTGATCTCCCGGCTGGGGCCGACCGAACTCGCCGCCTCGCAGATCGCCAACCAGCTCGCCAGTCTGGGATTTCTGCCCGCCTTCGCCCTCTCGTCGGCCACCGGGAGCCTGCTCTCGCGGGCGCTGGGGGCGGGCCGGGCGGACATCGCCGCCCGCATCGGCTGGCGGGGAACCGGGCTGGCTGCCGCCTTTATGGGCGTGCTGGGGGTGCTGTTCCTGACGCTGCCGGAGACCCTGATCGGCCTCTTCAACCGCAGCCCCGAGGTGCTTGCGCTGGGGGCGGGTGTGCTCGCGGTCATGGCCGCCTACCAGATTCTGGACGGGGTCGCCATCGTGCTCGGCGGGGCGCTGGGCGGGGCGGGCGACACCCGTTTCCGGCTGATCGTGACCCTGGTGGGCGCGTGGCTGGTGATGGTGCTGGGCGCGACCCTGCTGGCCCCCCGCTACGGGGTGGCCGGGGCGTGGGCGGCGGCACTCGTCTTTATCGCCTTTGCCGCCGTCGCCTACGCGGTCCGCTTCGCCTCCGGGCGCTGGGTGCGGGCGCGGCTGTGA
- a CDS encoding metalloenzyme domain protein, with translation MTGLVWLALDGVGHPADAPPESVWETELPALRPLVDGGEALDATLGVPGLPQSGTGQSCWLTGRDAVRVMGEHFGPHPGPTLRRLLAQESLPVRLTRAGGRAALANHYPPAYHAAQARRPRPGCFPYAFQAAGLPLGPPEVPPVSPTLGLGYAAPWPEEGPLADLARLGEQLARAARTQDLIAADLWLSDLLGHRGRVPVPADALAAGRAYLRRVDALLAGLLEGGARVIVSSDHGNLENLAVKGHTLARVPFAGAGLPLPPAGNIVAGGQIIAGVLGLPVSGD, from the coding sequence ATGACTGGCCTGGTGTGGCTCGCGCTGGACGGGGTGGGCCACCCGGCCGACGCCCCGCCGGAGTCGGTGTGGGAGACCGAGCTGCCTGCCCTGCGCCCCCTGGTCGATGGGGGAGAGGCGCTGGACGCCACCCTGGGTGTCCCCGGCCTGCCGCAGTCGGGCACCGGGCAGAGTTGCTGGCTGACCGGACGGGACGCCGTGCGCGTGATGGGCGAGCACTTCGGCCCGCACCCCGGCCCGACGCTGCGGCGCCTGCTCGCCCAGGAGAGCCTGCCCGTGCGCCTCACGCGGGCGGGGGGCCGGGCGGCCCTCGCCAACCACTACCCGCCCGCCTACCACGCGGCGCAGGCGCGGCGGCCGAGGCCGGGCTGTTTTCCCTATGCCTTCCAGGCCGCCGGACTGCCGCTTGGCCCCCCGGAGGTGCCTCCGGTGTCTCCCACGCTGGGGCTGGGGTACGCGGCGCCCTGGCCGGAGGAAGGCCCGCTGGCTGACCTCGCTCGGCTGGGTGAGCAGCTGGCCCGGGCGGCCCGCACCCAGGATCTGATCGCCGCTGACCTGTGGCTCAGCGACCTGCTGGGGCACCGGGGCCGGGTGCCCGTCCCGGCGGACGCGCTCGCGGCGGGCCGCGCCTACCTGCGCCGAGTCGACGCGCTGCTGGCCGGGCTGCTGGAAGGAGGCGCCCGCGTGATCGTGAGCAGCGACCACGGCAACCTGGAGAACCTGGCGGTCAAGGGTCATACGCTCGCGCGGGTGCCCTTCGCGGGGGCTGGCCTCCCGCTGCCGCCCGCCGGGAACATCGTGGCCGGTGGGCAAATCATCGCTGGAGTGCTGGGACTCCCAGTGTCCGGCGATTAG
- a CDS encoding phosphotransferase family protein has product MPPRRETALHLLLTHPDGERMARHTLTVDTRTYYGANVMEAAQAADLSVRLLRRLAFSPLGEQDGVVRAETVWHVHADDLPSGLVWQRPQDWPERERPWAHAALSPHTPRRAPWFHPDWPAGTLAWLDEELRAQGLTRTGEPTVLKHWQISLLWRVPTSGGAVYLKAVPDFFGREVRVTPALAAGVPGAAPPVLAADGGRGLLLLADAGTDVDAPDLPTLMRHLARVQRASLPLLPELGLEDRGPAQVRSRLDDLFSDEVLLVGEEGGLTSEEAGQLRDLRPELEAALTRLEASSLPLTLGHGDLHGGNVVERAGGFTLLDWSDACVTHPFLDANAAYLTAHGVPAPSEEIAAAHEAYLSEWADLAPLADLRALHADALRVGELFRALGYVDNIQLHVEDPQEWRGAHLEHLRRLLPE; this is encoded by the coding sequence ATGCCCCCGCGCCGTGAGACCGCCCTGCACCTCCTCCTGACCCACCCGGACGGCGAGCGGATGGCCCGGCACACCCTGACGGTGGACACGCGAACCTATTACGGGGCGAACGTGATGGAAGCGGCGCAGGCGGCGGACCTGTCCGTGCGCCTCCTGCGGCGGCTGGCCTTCAGCCCATTGGGAGAGCAGGACGGCGTGGTGCGGGCCGAGACGGTCTGGCACGTCCACGCCGACGACCTTCCCTCCGGCCTGGTCTGGCAGCGCCCCCAGGACTGGCCCGAGCGCGAGCGGCCCTGGGCACACGCCGCCCTGAGCCCCCACACCCCCCGGCGAGCACCCTGGTTTCATCCCGACTGGCCCGCCGGGACGCTGGCGTGGCTGGACGAGGAACTGCGGGCACAGGGCCTGACCCGGACAGGCGAGCCGACCGTGCTCAAGCACTGGCAGATCAGCCTGCTGTGGCGGGTCCCGACCTCGGGTGGGGCGGTGTACCTCAAGGCGGTGCCGGACTTCTTCGGGCGGGAGGTGCGGGTGACGCCCGCGCTGGCGGCCGGGGTGCCGGGCGCCGCGCCCCCCGTCCTCGCGGCGGACGGGGGCCGGGGCCTCCTCCTGCTGGCCGACGCCGGGACCGACGTGGACGCGCCCGACCTTCCCACCTTGATGCGGCACCTCGCGCGGGTGCAGCGGGCCTCCCTGCCCCTTCTCCCCGAACTCGGGCTGGAGGACCGTGGCCCCGCCCAAGTGCGCTCGCGGCTGGATGACCTCTTCTCCGACGAGGTACTGCTGGTGGGGGAGGAAGGCGGCCTGACCTCCGAAGAGGCGGGGCAGTTACGCGACCTGCGCCCCGAGCTGGAGGCGGCCCTGACCCGGCTGGAGGCCAGTTCCCTCCCCCTCACTCTGGGACACGGTGACTTGCACGGGGGAAACGTGGTCGAGCGGGCGGGCGGGTTCACCCTGCTGGACTGGTCGGACGCCTGCGTGACCCACCCCTTTCTGGACGCGAACGCCGCCTACCTGACCGCCCACGGCGTCCCCGCTCCATCTGAAGAAATCGCCGCCGCGCATGAGGCTTACCTCTCCGAGTGGGCCGACCTCGCCCCCTTGGCCGACCTCCGCGCCCTGCACGCCGACGCCCTCCGCGTGGGCGAGCTGTTCCGGGCGCTGGGGTACGTGGACAACATCCAGCTCCATGTGGAGGACCCCCAGGAATGGCGTGGGGCGCATTTGGAGCATCTCCGAAGACTGCTGCCGGAGTAG
- a CDS encoding metal ABC transporter permease, whose protein sequence is MTLPFDLVILGTAVLVAWACTLPGLFLVLRRQALLGDAISHAALPGIVAGYWLSGGSLATLPALVGASLSGLLTVGLSALIARSGRVKEDAALGLVFPALFAAGVIAVSLNYGNVHLDLDAVLYGEIAYTPFRTGWLGLPAAWVLVGGMLLVNALFVGGLFKELKLSTFDPGLARTLGFSPQVLSGALLTLVALTVVAAFDAVGAVLVVAFLVVPSATALLLTRRLGTALALALGAGLSASVLGYAVALALDASITGAVAGVLGLQFVLALAAQALRARRVRGRAALGR, encoded by the coding sequence GTGACCCTTCCCTTTGACCTCGTGATCTTGGGGACCGCCGTGCTCGTCGCGTGGGCGTGCACGCTGCCCGGCCTCTTTCTGGTGCTGCGGCGGCAGGCGCTGCTGGGCGACGCGATCAGCCACGCCGCGCTGCCGGGGATCGTGGCCGGGTACTGGCTCAGCGGCGGGAGCCTCGCCACGCTGCCCGCGCTGGTGGGAGCCTCGCTCTCCGGGCTGCTGACGGTGGGCCTGAGTGCCCTGATCGCCCGCAGCGGCCGGGTGAAGGAGGACGCGGCGCTGGGGCTGGTCTTCCCGGCCCTCTTCGCCGCCGGAGTGATCGCGGTGAGCCTGAACTACGGCAACGTCCACCTCGACCTCGACGCGGTGCTGTACGGCGAGATCGCGTACACGCCCTTCCGGACCGGCTGGCTGGGCCTGCCCGCCGCGTGGGTGCTGGTGGGCGGGATGCTGCTGGTGAATGCCCTGTTCGTGGGCGGGCTGTTCAAGGAGTTGAAGCTCTCCACCTTCGACCCCGGCCTGGCCCGCACGCTGGGCTTCTCACCCCAGGTGCTGTCGGGAGCGCTGCTCACGCTGGTCGCGCTGACGGTCGTGGCGGCCTTCGACGCGGTGGGAGCGGTGCTGGTGGTCGCCTTCCTGGTCGTGCCCTCCGCGACCGCGCTGCTGCTGACCCGGCGGCTGGGGACGGCGCTCGCCCTCGCGCTGGGCGCGGGCCTGAGTGCCAGCGTGCTGGGGTACGCCGTGGCCCTCGCGCTGGACGCGAGCATCACGGGGGCGGTGGCGGGAGTCCTGGGTCTCCAGTTCGTGCTGGCGCTGGCGGCGCAGGCGCTAAGGGCGCGGCGGGTGCGGGGACGGGCGGCGCTCGGGCGGTAG
- a CDS encoding carbon-nitrogen hydrolase family protein, whose product MTATNTDTMRVAAAAYPVDRLPDWAAYEAKLSRWVAGAAGQGARLLVFPEYAALELIALLPPELHHDILGMRPALQALLPDFLALHARLAREHGVAIVAGSYPVAHGDGYVNRAYVFGPDGTHSHQDKLLMTRFEAEEWDIAPGEGVRVFDLGGLRFGVAICYDSEFPGLARRLAEGGAELLVVPSFTGARAGYTRVRVGSMARALENQLYALHAPLLADADWTYAVETAVGQAAFYSPADVGLPDTGLVAEGEWQTPGWVVQDLDLSLTQQVRVDGHVLNWRDRVAAAQRPGEAEVVALSAAQAPA is encoded by the coding sequence ATGACGGCGACGAACACGGACACGATGCGGGTGGCGGCGGCGGCCTATCCGGTGGACCGCCTGCCCGACTGGGCGGCTTACGAGGCCAAGCTCTCGCGCTGGGTGGCCGGGGCGGCCGGGCAGGGAGCGCGGCTGCTGGTCTTCCCGGAGTACGCGGCGCTGGAACTCATCGCGCTGCTGCCGCCGGAACTGCACCACGACATCCTGGGCATGCGGCCCGCGCTTCAGGCCCTGCTGCCGGACTTTCTCGCGCTGCACGCGCGGCTGGCGCGGGAGCATGGAGTCGCCATTGTCGCGGGCAGCTACCCGGTCGCGCACGGGGACGGGTATGTCAACCGGGCCTACGTGTTCGGGCCGGACGGGACCCACAGCCATCAGGACAAGCTGCTGATGACCCGCTTCGAGGCCGAGGAATGGGACATCGCGCCGGGCGAGGGGGTGCGGGTCTTTGACCTGGGCGGTCTGCGCTTCGGGGTCGCCATCTGCTACGACAGCGAGTTCCCGGGGCTGGCGCGGCGGCTCGCGGAAGGCGGGGCCGAACTGCTGGTCGTCCCCTCCTTCACGGGTGCTCGGGCCGGATACACCCGCGTCCGGGTGGGCAGCATGGCCCGCGCCCTGGAAAACCAGCTCTATGCCCTGCACGCGCCGCTGCTCGCGGACGCCGACTGGACCTACGCGGTCGAGACGGCGGTGGGGCAGGCGGCCTTTTACTCTCCCGCCGACGTGGGCCTGCCCGACACCGGCCTCGTCGCCGAGGGCGAGTGGCAGACGCCCGGCTGGGTCGTGCAGGACCTCGACCTCTCCCTGACGCAGCAGGTGCGTGTGGACGGGCATGTCCTGAACTGGCGTGACCGCGTGGCGGCGGCGCAGCGACCGGGGGAGGCCGAGGTCGTGGCGCTGTCTGCGGCGCAGGCGCCTGCATAA
- a CDS encoding PIG-L family deacetylase gives MTPLPFRTVYGTAQPLDWLCLAPHPDDAEIGAGGTLIRLARAGRAVGILELSRGERGTQGTPEEREAECVAAAELMGLGWRGQVELPDGGLADTPGGAHALAAALRAVRPRVLVVPHHRDRHPDHFGTYHLARRALHLAALRRAEVPGEPHRVGRVLLYQGNADIQANLLVDVEAVQPEWEAAVRAHVSQFGGGYVSETVTPEIVERRRARLMYWGTLARVRYAEAFEAEDPLLIDPEAL, from the coding sequence ATGACCCCGCTGCCCTTCCGCACCGTGTACGGCACCGCGCAGCCGCTGGACTGGCTGTGCCTGGCCCCCCATCCCGACGACGCCGAGATCGGCGCGGGGGGCACGTTGATTCGGCTCGCGCGGGCGGGGCGGGCGGTGGGCATTCTCGAACTGTCGCGCGGCGAGCGCGGCACCCAGGGCACCCCGGAGGAGCGCGAGGCCGAGTGCGTGGCGGCGGCGGAGCTCATGGGGCTGGGCTGGCGCGGGCAGGTCGAGCTGCCCGACGGTGGGCTGGCCGACACACCGGGCGGTGCCCACGCGCTGGCGGCGGCGCTGCGGGCGGTGCGGCCCCGCGTGCTGGTGGTCCCGCACCACCGCGACCGGCACCCGGACCATTTCGGGACCTATCACCTGGCCCGGCGGGCGCTGCACCTCGCGGCGCTGCGGCGGGCGGAGGTCCCCGGCGAGCCGCACCGGGTGGGCCGGGTGCTGCTGTACCAGGGCAATGCCGACATTCAGGCCAACCTGCTCGTGGACGTGGAGGCCGTGCAGCCCGAATGGGAAGCGGCGGTCCGCGCCCACGTCAGCCAGTTCGGGGGCGGCTACGTTTCTGAGACGGTCACCCCCGAGATCGTGGAGCGCCGCCGCGCCCGGCTGATGTACTGGGGCACCCTCGCCCGCGTGCGCTACGCCGAGGCCTTCGAGGCCGAAGACCCGCTGCTGATCGACCCGGAAGCGCTCTGA